One genomic segment of Sebastes fasciatus isolate fSebFas1 chromosome 17, fSebFas1.pri, whole genome shotgun sequence includes these proteins:
- the LOC141754159 gene encoding uncharacterized protein LOC141754159 has protein sequence MNLWLISHFLVAGLFLSSSALTPEECQPLVTPLSLADPSMMYGRWSVIMGYNDLEEFNAILKITESAWMNISTSPSSPNGAVITQEEKMNGTCFGYNVNVTIDGNTLSVKFANISSVTHLLPTCDGCLLFNIHSTARNVDKVLQMMNINSEVTGEEVKFHALYLMARESTLKDSDMEHFKKQASCLGFSREPDFLYDPKNGFCAEGEGIKMPF, from the exons ATGAATCTGTGGCTCATCAGTCATTTCCTGGTAGCGGGGCTGTTTCTGAGCAGCTCGGCTCTGACACCTGAAGAATGCCAGCCCTTGGTCACGCCTTTGTCTCTGGCTGACCCCTCCATG ATGTACGGCAGGTGGAGCGTCATCATGGGTTACAATGATCTTGAAGAATTTAACGCCATCCTGAAGATAACTGAGAGCGCCTGGATGAATATCAGCACATCACCATCCAGCCCCAATGGAGCTGTTATTACTCAGGAGGAAAAGAT GAATGGAACCTGCTTTGGCTATAATGTCAACGTAACCATTGATGGCAACACTTTGTCAGTGAAAT TCGCCAACATCTCCTCGGTGACCCACCTGCTGCCGACTTGTGACGGCTGTCTGCTCTTCAACATCCACAGCACTGCCAGAAACGTTGACAAAGTACTTCAAATGATGAATATCAACAGCGAGGTTACAGGGGAGGAGGTCAAATTTCACGCTCTTTATCTGATGG cCAGAGAGTCGACCCTGAAGGACTCGGACATGGAACACTTCAAGAAGCAGGCGAGCTGCCTCGGCTTCTCCAGAGAACCAGACTTCCTCTACGACCCCAAGAACG gTTTCTGTGCTGAAGGCGAGGGCATTAAGATGCCGTTCTGA